One part of the Vicia villosa cultivar HV-30 ecotype Madison, WI linkage group LG6, Vvil1.0, whole genome shotgun sequence genome encodes these proteins:
- the LOC131611825 gene encoding tropinone reductase homolog At5g06060-like isoform X1 → MAETKLSSFKDKRWSLQGMTALVTGGTRGIGYAIVEELAEFGAAVHICSRNEDDVNKCLEDWKRKGFNVTGSVCDLLFRDQREKLMETVASVFNGKLNILVNNAGTFTPKSILDYTQEDVATIMNTNFVSGYHLCQLAHPLLKESGYGSIVFISSIGGLKAFDVSSAYAASKGAMNQFAKNVASEWAKDNIRANVVAPGPVKTLLLENAMKLSEGVDNVVEDIVSKSPVGRMGESKDISGLVAFLCLPASSHITGQIIAVDGGFTM, encoded by the exons ATGGCAGAAACAAAGTTGAGCAGCTTCAAAGATAAAAGATGGTCACTCCAAGGAATGACAGCTCTAGTGACCGGTGGAACCCGAGGCATAGG GTACGCTATtgttgaagagttagcagaattTGGAGCAGCAGTGCATATATGTTCACGTAACGAAGATGATGTTAACAAATGTTTGGAAGACTGGAAAAGAAAAGGGTTTAATGTAACAGGATCAGTATGTGATTTACTTTTCCGTGACCAACGTGAAAAATTAATGGAAACTGTTGCATCAGTGTTTAATGGAAAACTCAATATTCTA GTGAACAATGCTGGGACATTTACTCCTAAATCTATCTTAGATTATACCCAAGAAGATGTAGCAACTATAATGAATACGAATTTTGTGTCTGGTTACCATTTGTGTCAACTTGCACATCCACTTCTAAAAGAATCCGGATATGGAAGCATAGTATTCATATCCTCAATTGGAGGTCTGAAAGCCTTTGATGTTTCTTCTGCATATGCAGCTTCTAAAG GAGCTATGAATCAGTTTGCTAAGAACGTAGCATCGGAATGGGCAAAGGATAATATTCGGGCGAATGTTGTGGCACCTGGACCTGTCAAGACCTTACTTTTAGAAAATGCTATG AAATTATCTGAGGGAGTGGATAATGTGGTTGAAGATATAGTGTCTAAATCGCCGGTTGGTAGGATGGGAGAATCTAAGGACATATCAGGATTGGTTGCATTTCTTTGTCTTCCAGCTTCTTCACACATAACCGGACAAATTATAGCTGTAGATGGAGGTTTCACTATGTAA
- the LOC131611825 gene encoding tropinone reductase homolog isoform X2 yields MAETKLSSFKDKRWSLQGMTALVTGGTRGIGYAIVEELAEFGAAVHICSRNEDDVNKCLEDWKRKGFNVTGSVCDLLFRDQREKLMETVASVFNGKLNILVNNAGTFTPKSILDYTQEDVATIMNTNFVSGYHLCQLAHPLLKESGYGSIVFISSIGGLKAFDVSSAYAASKVC; encoded by the exons ATGGCAGAAACAAAGTTGAGCAGCTTCAAAGATAAAAGATGGTCACTCCAAGGAATGACAGCTCTAGTGACCGGTGGAACCCGAGGCATAGG GTACGCTATtgttgaagagttagcagaattTGGAGCAGCAGTGCATATATGTTCACGTAACGAAGATGATGTTAACAAATGTTTGGAAGACTGGAAAAGAAAAGGGTTTAATGTAACAGGATCAGTATGTGATTTACTTTTCCGTGACCAACGTGAAAAATTAATGGAAACTGTTGCATCAGTGTTTAATGGAAAACTCAATATTCTA GTGAACAATGCTGGGACATTTACTCCTAAATCTATCTTAGATTATACCCAAGAAGATGTAGCAACTATAATGAATACGAATTTTGTGTCTGGTTACCATTTGTGTCAACTTGCACATCCACTTCTAAAAGAATCCGGATATGGAAGCATAGTATTCATATCCTCAATTGGAGGTCTGAAAGCCTTTGATGTTTCTTCTGCATATGCAGCTTCTAAAG TTTGCTAA